The following coding sequences are from one Fusibacter sp. A1 window:
- a CDS encoding 2Fe-2S iron-sulfur cluster-binding protein, with amino-acid sequence MKIRMKTMSIDGKQLSVKLSHKTIVDVARDNGIGIPAPCYLQGRVNGCCNGCVVEIDGEEKYACTIRPREGMEIKVNTPELIRLRKERLLTYKKAIESGEKLECNCGDGCGDDDCGCGDGCC; translated from the coding sequence ATGAAAATCAGGATGAAAACGATGTCGATCGATGGAAAACAGCTTAGTGTGAAACTATCACATAAGACGATCGTGGATGTTGCCAGAGACAATGGCATCGGTATACCGGCACCATGCTATCTACAAGGGCGGGTTAATGGATGCTGCAACGGATGTGTCGTGGAAATCGATGGTGAAGAAAAATACGCATGTACTATTCGTCCAAGAGAGGGCATGGAAATCAAAGTGAATACGCCTGAACTGATACGATTAAGGAAGGAAAGGTTGCTGACCTATAAAAAAGCGATCGAATCCGGTGAAAAACTTGAATGTAATTGCGGAGATGGCTGCGGTGACGACGATTGCGGCTGTGGAGACGGCTGCTGCTAG
- a CDS encoding ABC transporter ATP-binding protein, with product MYLTIRELGFSYPKAKENVIKALDLDVNEGEIVALLGESGSGKSTLLRLIAGLDHPQKGSIHLDGTVLYSKSTIAPCETRGIGMVFQDYALFPHITVAKNIAFGMKQARASHKKQKVDQLLEMIHMTAFKNRYPHELSGGQQQRVALSRALAISPRLLLLDEPFSNLDAHLKDDLRREMAKLLKQSQITTVFVTHDPADCDAIADRVIKIDQGKIVENYVVNKDN from the coding sequence ATGTATTTGACGATAAGGGAGTTGGGCTTTTCTTACCCCAAGGCGAAAGAAAATGTGATCAAGGCTTTGGATCTTGATGTGAATGAAGGTGAGATCGTTGCGCTTTTAGGCGAAAGCGGAAGTGGTAAAAGTACGTTATTAAGACTCATCGCAGGACTTGACCATCCACAAAAAGGCAGCATTCATTTAGATGGAACTGTACTATATAGTAAGAGTACCATCGCCCCATGCGAAACACGGGGAATAGGAATGGTCTTTCAGGACTACGCGCTTTTTCCGCACATAACCGTTGCTAAGAATATCGCCTTTGGAATGAAACAAGCCAGGGCTTCGCACAAAAAACAGAAGGTGGATCAGCTGCTTGAAATGATTCATATGACAGCGTTTAAAAATCGTTATCCCCATGAATTGAGCGGTGGCCAGCAGCAACGTGTAGCACTTTCGAGAGCGCTTGCCATCAGTCCGCGATTACTGCTCCTTGATGAACCTTTCAGTAATTTGGATGCGCATTTAAAAGATGACTTAAGAAGAGAAATGGCAAAGCTTTTAAAGCAAAGCCAGATCACGACGGTCTTTGTCACACATGATCCCGCTGACTGCGATGCGATAGCCGACAGAGTGATCAAGATCGATCAGGGCAAAATCGTTGAAAACTATGTGGTTAATAAAGATAACTGA
- a CDS encoding iron ABC transporter permease codes for MLKRLFQQHKMGPSFGVTLGVVLMICGPISFLLIRVFSEKSEYWDHVATYLLPKYMQNTGIIALGVAVAAACIGVFTAYFMTFFDFPLKRIFRWLVLLPLAIPPYIGAVVYFGMLSYTGVVQQFLRGPLGLEGPFKSLNIMNIGGVIFIFSIFLYPYVYAITYTFMQRQANQFIESARTLGYSMKEIFFKLLIPLMRVPLISSVTLVVLEVLSDYGVVNYYGVPTFSTAIFKTWFSMGDVTTAIRLALLLISIVLTVLTTERLLVRRKRFGLAQAKRTPIKVRALKGWRAIGVTSGFAVITSLGFIIPTLQLIQWALMALDSVQLRGLSKILLHTISLAACVAAVVVVVGLVIAHNTRKRQRTFDHVMAKLTISGYALPGAVIAIGVTMSFIALDRFISGFGIYEVLGFGTKTLVISSSIVMLGFALIMRFMAIGYNNIESGMTQLGDGYYYAARLMGLKSYQAVLQVDVPMLKTALLSSFALVFVDVLKELPLTLVLRPFNFTTLATRVYEYANDEMIHEASVASLLIIGISMMSVWLLYRMLNKED; via the coding sequence ATGCTTAAAAGGTTATTTCAGCAACATAAGATGGGGCCGTCGTTCGGAGTGACTCTTGGAGTTGTCCTGATGATCTGTGGGCCGATAAGTTTTTTACTGATCAGAGTCTTCAGTGAGAAAAGTGAATATTGGGACCATGTGGCAACCTATCTACTACCTAAGTATATGCAAAATACAGGGATTATTGCGCTAGGTGTTGCGGTCGCAGCAGCATGTATCGGAGTATTTACTGCTTATTTTATGACTTTTTTTGATTTTCCGTTAAAACGGATATTTAGGTGGTTGGTTCTCCTGCCTCTTGCGATTCCTCCATATATTGGTGCTGTCGTCTATTTCGGCATGCTTAGCTATACTGGAGTTGTTCAACAGTTTCTTCGAGGTCCGCTGGGACTGGAAGGTCCTTTCAAAAGTTTGAATATCATGAATATTGGTGGAGTCATCTTCATCTTTTCGATTTTTCTGTATCCCTATGTCTATGCGATCACCTATACTTTTATGCAGCGACAGGCAAATCAGTTTATCGAAAGTGCGAGAACCCTTGGCTATAGCATGAAGGAAATCTTCTTCAAATTACTGATCCCTTTAATGAGAGTACCTCTGATCAGCAGTGTGACACTGGTAGTACTAGAAGTCTTAAGCGATTATGGTGTGGTTAATTACTACGGCGTTCCAACCTTTAGCACTGCAATCTTCAAAACCTGGTTTTCAATGGGCGATGTCACCACAGCGATAAGGCTTGCGCTACTGCTCATAAGTATTGTATTGACTGTGTTGACGACAGAACGGTTGCTTGTAAGACGCAAGCGGTTCGGGCTTGCGCAAGCCAAAAGGACACCGATTAAAGTCAGGGCACTCAAGGGATGGCGCGCCATTGGTGTTACAAGTGGATTTGCAGTGATCACCTCGCTCGGATTCATCATTCCTACCTTGCAGTTGATACAGTGGGCACTTATGGCACTGGATAGTGTCCAGCTAAGGGGGCTATCTAAAATCCTCTTGCACACGATTTCTCTGGCCGCATGTGTCGCAGCTGTAGTTGTTGTGGTTGGGCTTGTTATCGCGCACAATACAAGAAAACGACAACGTACCTTCGACCATGTGATGGCCAAGCTTACGATATCGGGATATGCGCTTCCGGGGGCAGTCATCGCCATTGGGGTGACGATGAGTTTTATCGCCCTGGATAGATTTATCAGTGGCTTTGGTATCTATGAAGTATTAGGTTTTGGGACCAAAACGCTAGTAATCAGTTCATCTATTGTGATGCTGGGCTTTGCTCTGATCATGAGGTTTATGGCAATAGGTTACAACAATATCGAATCGGGCATGACCCAACTTGGCGATGGTTATTATTACGCGGCGAGACTCATGGGGTTAAAGTCTTATCAGGCTGTGCTACAGGTGGATGTGCCTATGCTAAAAACGGCGCTGCTCTCCTCATTTGCGCTAGTCTTTGTAGATGTGCTAAAGGAGCTGCCGCTCACACTTGTGTTACGACCCTTTAATTTTACAACGCTTGCGACCCGCGTTTATGAGTATGCCAATGACGAGATGATTCATGAGGCTTCAGTCGCTTCACTGCTGATTATCGGTATCAGTATGATGTCGGTATGGTTGTTGTATCGCATGCTCAACAAGGAGGATTAG
- a CDS encoding Fe(3+) ABC transporter substrate-binding protein — MKKIVLIISVVMMFALVMTGCAQPVEETEVKEVEVKDAAASTVVNLYTDRHYDTDQALFDLFTEKSGITVNVVKAGSDELIERLTREGADTEADVLMTADAGRLHRAKALDLLQPVTSEVLEANVPANLKDAENFWTALTIRARVLVYSLDRVSPSELSTYEDLGSEKWNGKVLVRSSSNIYNQSLLASLIAVEGEEKAEQVVTVILNNMARTPQGNDRDQAKAVVAGEGDVAIMNTYYIGKMINSEDPAEVEVASKVGVFFPDQETNGTHINISGAGITKYAKHSDAALLLIEFLSSDEAQESFAQANYEYPVNPNVEASDLLKSWGDFKAQDINLSLLGEYNNKAVEIFNRIGWE; from the coding sequence ATGAAAAAAATTGTATTGATTATATCTGTAGTTATGATGTTCGCGCTTGTAATGACCGGATGCGCACAGCCTGTTGAAGAAACAGAAGTAAAAGAAGTTGAAGTAAAAGATGCTGCCGCATCAACTGTAGTGAATTTGTACACTGACAGACATTATGACACCGACCAGGCACTTTTTGACCTCTTTACTGAAAAATCGGGAATCACCGTCAATGTGGTTAAAGCAGGCAGCGATGAGCTTATCGAAAGACTGACTCGTGAAGGCGCCGACACAGAAGCTGACGTGTTGATGACTGCGGATGCTGGTCGTCTTCACCGTGCAAAAGCACTTGACCTTTTACAGCCTGTTACAAGTGAAGTGTTGGAAGCGAATGTTCCTGCAAACTTAAAGGACGCTGAGAATTTCTGGACTGCACTTACAATAAGAGCTAGAGTGCTTGTCTATTCACTTGACAGAGTTTCACCATCTGAACTTTCAACGTATGAAGATCTGGGATCGGAAAAATGGAATGGTAAAGTTTTAGTAAGATCATCGTCCAATATTTATAATCAATCTTTGCTTGCTTCACTCATCGCTGTGGAAGGCGAGGAAAAGGCTGAGCAAGTGGTTACTGTAATTCTGAACAATATGGCACGTACTCCACAGGGGAACGATAGGGACCAAGCCAAGGCCGTTGTTGCAGGCGAAGGTGATGTTGCAATCATGAATACTTATTATATTGGTAAAATGATTAATTCAGAAGACCCTGCTGAAGTTGAAGTGGCGAGCAAGGTCGGAGTGTTCTTTCCAGACCAGGAAACCAATGGAACGCACATCAACATAAGTGGTGCTGGTATTACAAAGTATGCCAAGCATTCGGATGCAGCTCTTCTACTGATCGAGTTTCTTTCATCTGATGAGGCGCAGGAGTCTTTTGCTCAAGCAAACTACGAATACCCTGTCAATCCAAATGTAGAAGCGTCTGATCTGCTTAAGTCATGGGGTGACTTTAAAGCTCAAGATATCAACTTAAGTCTTTTGGGTGAGTACAACAATAAGGCTGTTGAGATTTTCAATAGGATTGGATGGGAATAA